A single Methanolobus sp. ZRKC5 DNA region contains:
- a CDS encoding S-layer protein domain-containing protein produces MASSACADSVFTRDYNEPLIIREYREPLLINGTGIFLTTGNSWNFYQGYIFTVSSVNLEKKQVWVKLLKEDELLKEAILSEDEKFIYCKDEEILNITVDTIYISSGRELITFKPVYQYQDSDLPDAVLEEDEENNGQSDDNQTSGNSTIGQTSGFTIFQTFACISFLMACRRILN; encoded by the coding sequence ATGGCATCATCGGCATGTGCTGACTCCGTATTCACAAGGGACTATAATGAACCCTTAATTATAAGAGAGTACAGAGAACCTTTGTTGATAAACGGAACCGGAATATTCCTGACAACCGGAAACTCATGGAATTTCTATCAGGGATATATTTTTACGGTCAGTAGTGTGAATCTTGAGAAAAAACAGGTCTGGGTAAAACTCCTGAAGGAAGATGAACTTCTGAAGGAAGCAATCTTGTCAGAAGATGAGAAGTTTATCTATTGTAAAGACGAGGAAATTTTAAACATTACAGTGGATACGATATACATCAGTTCCGGCAGAGAACTCATTACCTTCAAGCCGGTGTACCAATACCAGGATAGTGACCTCCCAGATGCCGTATTAGAAGAAGATGAAGAGAACAACGGTCAAAGCGATGACAACCAGACATCTGGAAACAGTACTATCGGACAAACAAGCGGATTTACAATATTCCAGACATTCGCATGCATCTCTTTTTTAATGGCATGCAGACGAATTTTAAATTAA
- a CDS encoding acetyl-CoA carboxylase biotin carboxylase subunit: MFKKVLVANRGEIAIRAMRACRELGVQTVAVYSEADSNALFAKYADEAYLIGPAPSSQSYLNGDKIIEVALECGAEGVHPGYGFLSENSKFARKCEEAGITFIGPSSKSIEQMGSKIAARNTMIEAGVPVVPGTNEAIADPEDAADVADGIGYPVMIKASAGGGGIGMKIVHSRKEFHTALSSIQSVAKSAFGDSTVFIEKYVEEPRHIEFQILADKYGNAVYAMERECSIQRRHQKLIEEAPSPVMTPELRKEMGETAVKAAKAIGYENAGTVEFLYSKGDFYFLEVNTRLQVEHTISEMITGIDLAKQQLHIACGEELPFKQEDIKINGWAIECRLNAEDPLNDFAPSPGKIRRYRSAGGPGIRVDSGVHMGYTISPYYDSMISKLCAWGSNRDEAIDRMQRALYEYVVVGVTTNIPFHKAVLKHPAFREGKLTTHFIEDNNIIEDVKKVVEEDTTKGVTLASVLDNKDLKIAAVTAAVGSYVNAVKKQTK, from the coding sequence ATGTTCAAGAAAGTACTTGTAGCTAACCGAGGCGAGATAGCCATCCGTGCAATGCGTGCATGTCGTGAGCTTGGTGTCCAGACCGTGGCAGTGTACTCAGAAGCTGACAGTAATGCTCTTTTTGCAAAATATGCGGATGAAGCATACCTGATAGGTCCTGCACCTTCCAGCCAGAGTTACCTGAATGGAGATAAGATAATAGAAGTCGCACTTGAATGCGGAGCAGAGGGCGTTCACCCGGGATACGGATTCCTGTCCGAAAACAGTAAATTCGCTCGTAAGTGTGAGGAAGCAGGAATTACTTTTATAGGGCCTTCAAGCAAGTCCATTGAGCAAATGGGAAGCAAAATAGCTGCCAGAAATACCATGATAGAAGCAGGTGTACCGGTAGTCCCAGGAACAAATGAGGCCATAGCAGATCCGGAAGATGCAGCAGACGTTGCAGATGGTATAGGTTATCCTGTTATGATCAAAGCATCTGCCGGTGGTGGCGGTATAGGAATGAAAATAGTACATTCCAGAAAAGAGTTCCACACTGCCCTTAGTTCCATACAATCTGTTGCAAAATCAGCCTTTGGTGACTCAACAGTATTTATTGAAAAATATGTAGAAGAACCAAGGCACATTGAATTCCAGATACTTGCAGATAAGTACGGAAATGCAGTCTATGCCATGGAAAGGGAATGTTCCATACAGCGCAGACACCAAAAACTTATCGAGGAAGCACCATCTCCTGTAATGACACCTGAACTTCGAAAGGAGATGGGCGAAACTGCTGTTAAGGCTGCAAAGGCCATCGGATATGAAAATGCAGGAACTGTCGAATTCCTTTACTCAAAGGGGGATTTCTATTTCCTTGAAGTCAATACCAGATTGCAGGTGGAACACACCATCAGCGAGATGATCACAGGTATAGACCTTGCAAAACAGCAGCTTCATATTGCCTGTGGTGAGGAATTACCATTTAAACAGGAAGATATCAAAATCAATGGATGGGCAATCGAATGCCGCCTTAATGCTGAAGACCCGCTGAACGACTTTGCACCCTCTCCTGGAAAGATAAGGAGATACAGATCTGCCGGAGGACCCGGTATAAGGGTTGATAGTGGAGTCCATATGGGATACACTATTTCACCTTATTATGACTCTATGATCTCAAAGCTCTGTGCATGGGGAAGTAACAGGGACGAAGCCATTGATAGAATGCAGCGTGCATTGTACGAATATGTGGTCGTTGGAGTCACAACCAATATCCCATTCCACAAAGCAGTCCTGAAACATCCTGCATTCAGGGAAGGAAAACTTACTACTCATTTCATAGAGGACAACAACATCATAGAAGATGTGAAAAAGGTCGTGGAAGAAGATACTACCAAAGGTGTTACCCTGGCTTCAGTACTTGATAACAAGGATCTGAAAATAGCTGCCGTAACAGCTGCTGTAGGTTCATATGTAAATGCTGTCAAAAAACAGACAAAGTAA
- a CDS encoding biotin--[acetyl-CoA-carboxylase] ligase, with the protein MNDNRKEIIRLLRQSEGNPVSGQEIGEKLGISRAMVWKYVRNLRREGYDIRSSPKVGYILDACPDRIDPDELKAILKTSLIGTNIRYHTELESTNNTAREIALKSPEGTVVIAETQKNGRGRLGSEWQSNPGGVWLSLILKPAISLDNLSKITLVAGIAVTNTLRDAGVDARIKWPNDVLVKGKKICGILTEVSAEVDKVDYVILGIGINANIKLDGLKEEIRRKSTSITNEVGKAVNRTTFIASLLYELEQQYIKFKTQKFTDIVDEWINLSDTIGKEVRIRTPNKLIEGKVVGITEKGAIVVLDRDKKRHEIIAGNCRYCN; encoded by the coding sequence GTGAATGACAACAGAAAAGAAATCATAAGATTGTTAAGACAATCTGAAGGAAATCCAGTTTCGGGTCAGGAGATAGGAGAAAAACTAGGCATATCCAGGGCAATGGTATGGAAATATGTCAGAAATCTCAGAAGAGAAGGGTATGACATTCGTTCTTCTCCAAAGGTAGGTTACATACTTGATGCATGTCCGGACAGAATCGATCCTGATGAACTGAAAGCTATTTTGAAAACAAGTCTCATAGGAACTAATATCAGATATCATACTGAGCTGGAGTCAACCAACAATACGGCCAGGGAAATTGCATTAAAATCGCCAGAGGGCACTGTGGTCATTGCAGAAACACAGAAAAACGGTCGCGGACGTCTGGGGAGTGAATGGCAATCAAACCCTGGAGGTGTATGGTTGTCCCTTATTTTAAAACCGGCCATATCACTTGACAACCTGTCAAAGATAACACTTGTAGCAGGCATTGCTGTAACGAATACATTGAGAGATGCGGGAGTGGATGCACGCATCAAATGGCCAAATGACGTACTTGTTAAAGGCAAAAAGATATGCGGAATACTTACAGAGGTCAGTGCTGAAGTTGACAAGGTCGACTATGTAATCCTTGGAATTGGCATAAATGCAAACATCAAACTTGATGGACTTAAAGAAGAAATTAGAAGAAAATCAACAAGTATTACTAATGAAGTAGGAAAAGCAGTCAACAGAACTACTTTCATTGCATCCCTTCTTTATGAACTGGAACAACAATACATAAAGTTTAAAACGCAAAAATTCACGGACATCGTTGATGAATGGATCAATCTCTCTGATACAATTGGAAAGGAAGTCAGGATAAGGACACCAAACAAACTCATTGAAGGCAAGGTTGTTGGAATTACTGAAAAAGGTGCAATTGTTGTCCTTGACAGGGATAAAAAGAGACATGAGATCATTGCAGGTAACTGTCGCTACTGCAATTGA